In a single window of the Elaeis guineensis isolate ETL-2024a chromosome 8, EG11, whole genome shotgun sequence genome:
- the LOC140859626 gene encoding uncharacterized protein, with protein MGHRRWLEANHPFRFQKDLFDGTIELGCAPIPPSGTDVHRQMDGMNYSYSKHSKSSKKRGRDDVERSVHEGLPEEVSISTIDAELFQDPDNYFEDENEEDTQIASTQQPSKYLWKKRSIFFDLPYWKHNLIRHNLDVMHIEKNVCDNLLGTFLNLDGKSKDNMKARLDLKEMGIRQELHPKMLANDRIYVPPACYTMSAREKDNFLGVLKSIKVPDGYASNISRCVHLKDRKLSNLKSHDGHILMQDIFPIALRSSLPKQVVTIVLRLSSFFKALCSKVIDPRELDQLESDIAITLCQMEKIFPPGFFTIMVHLLVHLASEVKVGGPVHYRWMYPIERYLVRLKDYVRNRAYPEGSIAEAYIADECLTFCSRYLQGVETIFSRPQRHNDFVENAELYKFLTAGKFLGRGEGIVLDQKSLAQAHRYVLLHSDIISDHRSEFLIYQRRANHNIRPNARIEQRWLVELFPMWLSNQV; from the exons atgggacatcgtcgatggttggaagcaaatcatccgtttcgatttcagaaagatttgtttgatggtactatagaattgggatgtgcccctattccaccttctggaactgatgttcatagacaaatggatggcatgaattacagctatagtaagcactcaaagtcctctaaaaaaagaggaagggatgatgttgaacgctcagtgcacgaagggttaccagaggaagtcagtatcagtactatagatgcagagttgtttcaagatccagacaattatttcgaggatgaaaatgaggaagacacacagatagcatctacacaacagccaagtaaatatttatggaaaaaacgaagtatcttttttgacttaccttattggaaacataatcttattcggcacaatcttgatgtcatgcatatagagaagaatgtttgcgataatttacttggaacatttttaaaccttgatggaaagagcaaagataacatgaaggcacgtcttgatttaaaagaaatgggtatccgacaggaacttcatcctaaaatgcttgctaatgatagaatttatgtgcctcctgcatgttacacaatgtctgctcgagaaaaggataattttttgggagttttgaaaagtatcaaagtacccgatggatatgcatcgaatatttcacgatgtgtgcatctaaaggatcgaaaactttcaaatcttaaaagtcatgatggtcacatattgatgcaagatatttttccaatagctttaagatcgtcattgccgaaacaagttgttacaattgtacttcgattatcgtcattctttaaggcattatgttccaaagttattgatcctcgggaacttgatcagttagaatcggatattgcaattacactttgccagatggaaaagatttttcctcctggattttttactattatggtacatctgctcgttcacctagcttcagaagttaaagttggtggaccggtacattatagatggatgtatcctattgagag gtatcttgtgcgtcttaaagattatgtgcgaaatagagcctatcccgaaggctcgattgctgaagcatatattgcggatgaatgtttgacattttgttcaagatatcttcaaggtgtagagactatttttagtcgacctcaacggcataatgactttgtggagaatgcagaactgtataagttcttaactgctggaaaattcttgggaagaggtgaaggtattgtacttgatcaaaaatccttagcacaagcacatcgttatgtgttacttcatagtgacataatatctgaccatcgcag tgaatttttaatttatcagagacgagccaatcataacattcgtcctaatgcaaggattgaacagcgatggttggtcgagttattccctatgtggctttcgaatcaggtgtga
- the LOC105050869 gene encoding glycosyltransferase BC10 isoform X2: MKIAQAWLLGTGDLKIMPVARHRNLSKRPLWIIALVALVCVALTGAYVYPPQHRPPCFGCGPREDWYPPVPARIYTDDELAARVVIRDILSMPSIPSKNPKIAFMFLSPGSLPFEKLWEKFFLGHEGRFSIYVHASREKPVHVSPLFIGRDIRSDKVAWGKISMVDAEKRLLANALQDTDNQHFVLLSESCIPLHNFDYVYSYLMETNISFIDCFNDPGPHGVGRYSEHMSPVIEKKDWRKGAQWFSVKRKHAVLILADSLYYTNLKLYCRIFDPTGIANWSVTHVDWSEGKWHPKSYKAQDVTFELLKNITSIDMSVHIASNKRKEELKRPCIWNGSKRPCFLFARKFLPETLDSLMNLFSNFTALSE, translated from the exons ATGAAGATAGCACAGGCGTGGCTGCTAGGCACTGGGGACCTGAAAATCATGCCGGTGGCTCGCCATAGAAACCTATCGAAAAGGCCTCTATGGATTATTGCCCTTGTAGCTTTGGTATGTGTGGCGCTGACTGGGGCTTATGTTTATCCACCTCAACATCGTCCACCTTGCTTTGGTTGTGGTCCTCGTGAGGATTGGTATCCTCCTGTACCTGCTAGAATCTACACTGATGATGAGCTTGCTGCTCGTGTTGTCATTAGAGACATTCTTTCAATGCCATCTATTCCATCAAAGAATCCCAAAATTGCTTTTATGTTCCTGAGTCCGGGTTCATTGCCTTTCGAAAAgctttgggagaaattcttcctG GGTCATGAAGGCAGATTTTCTATTTATGTGCATGCGTCAAGGGAGAAACCAGTACATGTCAGTCCTTTATTTATCGGCAGAGACATACGCAGTGATAAG GTGGCCTGGGGGAAAATTTCCATGGTTGATGCGGAGAAGAGATTGTTGGCAAATGCACTCCAAGACACTGACAATCAGCATTTTGTGTTGCTTTCTGAGAG CTGTATACCATTACACAATTTTGATTATGTATATAGTTATCTGATGGAAACAAATATCAGCTTTATTGACTG tttcAACGATCCTGGCCCACATGGAGTAGGCAGATATTCGGAGCATATGTCGCCTGTGATTGAAAAGAAAGACTGGAGGAAAGGTGCACAG TGGTTTTCAGTCAAGCGGAAACATGCTGTGCTGATTCTGGCTGACAGCCTTTACTACACAAACTTGAAGCTTTATTGTAGG aTATTTGATCCTACTGGAATTGCAAATTGGTCTGTGACTCATGTAGATTGGTCTGAAGGAAAGTGGCATCCAAAATCATATAAGGCTCAGGATGTCACTTTTGAGCTCCTGAAGAATATTACA TCTATTGATATGAGCGTACATATTGCAAGTAATAAAAGG AAGGAAGAGCTGAAGAGACCTTGCATATGGAACGGATCAAAGAGGCCATGTTTTTTATTTGCCAGAAAATTTCTCCCTGAAACGCTTGATAGTTTGATGAATTTGTTCTCCAATTTTACAGCTCTATCTGAATGA
- the LOC140859625 gene encoding uncharacterized protein isoform X2 — protein MRRRGRYAGVQFQFSQTEAGTSSSAQQPEASSAAQHSEPCPSSSAQHDPPVHQPDDEIHVQDGSGRVRPRRGPTVVRDVWQMREGERIVVECNQLGQPIKKAACLLTSFLGTVARRPQLCPLGYAKWNDMLPTYKVELLRVIESKFVLPPSTHDFVMKSLNRKWKEYRAQLKKDYMRQGMTEEEVARNCPPDVPPHQWMELVHYWFSERAQTYSAIGRAARAAQSVPHTSGSKSYARLRQEFEDEHGREPGQVEFYRMTHTHQDGTFVRDESRDLYERATSLIAERDDESAASTQQSRIETEVFTELMGPERYGRVRGYGVGVTPTQLSEVSRYTQHAAADAQDSRVRRLEAEIQEIRQSRAAEMEEMRQSRAEMQAMRGQIDRLTSLLEMYGSSQAPGISGTRRDSGTSRGDNDDHPPAD, from the exons atgcgtcgcaggggacgatatgctggtgtgcagttccagttttcacagacagaggccggtacgtcttcttcagcacagcagcctgaggccagttcagctgcacagcattctgagccctgtccttcatcatcagcacagcacgatcctcctgttcatcagccagatgatgagatacacgtgcagg acggatccgggagagtacgccccagacgcggacccacagtagtacgagatgtgtggcagatgcgtgagggcgagaggattgttgtggagtgcaatcagctaggtcagccaattaagaaagctgcctgcttattgacttcatttttggggactgttgctcggaggcctcagctatgtccgttgggctatgcaaaatggaatgacatgcttccaacgtacaaagttgagctcctccgagttatagag agcaagtttgttctccctccatccactcatgattttgtaatgaagtctctcaaccgcaaatggaaagaatatagagcgcaattgaagaaggactatatgagacagggtatgacagaggaggaggttgctaggaattgtcctcctgatgtaccccctcatcagtggatggagttggttcattattggttctccgagagggcacag acttattctgctattggtagagctgcacgagcagctcagtctgttcctcatacatcggggtcgaagagttatgcacgactccgacaggagttt gaggatgagcatgggagggaacccggacaagtggagttttaccggatgactcatactcatcaggatggtacttttgttcgagatgagtcgagagatttatat gagagggctacatctctcattgcggagcgtgacgacgagtccgcagcatctacgcagcagagccgtatcgagaccGAGgtcttcacagagttgatgggaccagagcgctacggccgagtgaggggttatggagtaggagtcacccccactcagttatctgaggttagtagatatacgcagcatgctgcagcagatgctcaggattcacgcgttcgcagactcgaggcggagatacaggagattagacagagtcgtgccgctgagatggaggagatgcgacagagccgtgccgagatgcaggccatgaggggacagattgatcgccttacatctttattagagatgtatggttcatctcag gctcctggcatatcaggcacccgtcgagatagcggcacgtcacgtggagacaacgacgaccatccgcctgcagattga
- the LOC105050869 gene encoding glycosyltransferase BC10 isoform X1: MKIAQAWLLGTGDLKIMPVARHRNLSKRPLWIIALVALVCVALTGAYVYPPQHRPPCFGCGPREDWYPPVPARIYTDDELAARVVIRDILSMPSIPSKNPKIAFMFLSPGSLPFEKLWEKFFLGHEGRFSIYVHASREKPVHVSPLFIGRDIRSDKVAWGKISMVDAEKRLLANALQDTDNQHFVLLSESCIPLHNFDYVYSYLMETNISFIDCFNDPGPHGVGRYSEHMSPVIEKKDWRKGAQWFSVKRKHAVLILADSLYYTNLKLYCRPGFEGRYCYSDEHYLPTLLHIFDPTGIANWSVTHVDWSEGKWHPKSYKAQDVTFELLKNITSIDMSVHIASNKRKEELKRPCIWNGSKRPCFLFARKFLPETLDSLMNLFSNFTALSE, from the exons ATGAAGATAGCACAGGCGTGGCTGCTAGGCACTGGGGACCTGAAAATCATGCCGGTGGCTCGCCATAGAAACCTATCGAAAAGGCCTCTATGGATTATTGCCCTTGTAGCTTTGGTATGTGTGGCGCTGACTGGGGCTTATGTTTATCCACCTCAACATCGTCCACCTTGCTTTGGTTGTGGTCCTCGTGAGGATTGGTATCCTCCTGTACCTGCTAGAATCTACACTGATGATGAGCTTGCTGCTCGTGTTGTCATTAGAGACATTCTTTCAATGCCATCTATTCCATCAAAGAATCCCAAAATTGCTTTTATGTTCCTGAGTCCGGGTTCATTGCCTTTCGAAAAgctttgggagaaattcttcctG GGTCATGAAGGCAGATTTTCTATTTATGTGCATGCGTCAAGGGAGAAACCAGTACATGTCAGTCCTTTATTTATCGGCAGAGACATACGCAGTGATAAG GTGGCCTGGGGGAAAATTTCCATGGTTGATGCGGAGAAGAGATTGTTGGCAAATGCACTCCAAGACACTGACAATCAGCATTTTGTGTTGCTTTCTGAGAG CTGTATACCATTACACAATTTTGATTATGTATATAGTTATCTGATGGAAACAAATATCAGCTTTATTGACTG tttcAACGATCCTGGCCCACATGGAGTAGGCAGATATTCGGAGCATATGTCGCCTGTGATTGAAAAGAAAGACTGGAGGAAAGGTGCACAG TGGTTTTCAGTCAAGCGGAAACATGCTGTGCTGATTCTGGCTGACAGCCTTTACTACACAAACTTGAAGCTTTATTGTAGG CCAGGTTTTGAAGGGCGCTATTGCTACTCTGATGAACATTATTTGCCAACTCTTTTGCAT aTATTTGATCCTACTGGAATTGCAAATTGGTCTGTGACTCATGTAGATTGGTCTGAAGGAAAGTGGCATCCAAAATCATATAAGGCTCAGGATGTCACTTTTGAGCTCCTGAAGAATATTACA TCTATTGATATGAGCGTACATATTGCAAGTAATAAAAGG AAGGAAGAGCTGAAGAGACCTTGCATATGGAACGGATCAAAGAGGCCATGTTTTTTATTTGCCAGAAAATTTCTCCCTGAAACGCTTGATAGTTTGATGAATTTGTTCTCCAATTTTACAGCTCTATCTGAATGA
- the LOC140859625 gene encoding uncharacterized protein isoform X1 has translation MLGDIMRRRGRYAGVQFQFSQTEAGTSSSAQQPEASSAAQHSEPCPSSSAQHDPPVHQPDDEIHVQDGSGRVRPRRGPTVVRDVWQMREGERIVVECNQLGQPIKKAACLLTSFLGTVARRPQLCPLGYAKWNDMLPTYKVELLRVIESKFVLPPSTHDFVMKSLNRKWKEYRAQLKKDYMRQGMTEEEVARNCPPDVPPHQWMELVHYWFSERAQTYSAIGRAARAAQSVPHTSGSKSYARLRQEFEDEHGREPGQVEFYRMTHTHQDGTFVRDESRDLYERATSLIAERDDESAASTQQSRIETEVFTELMGPERYGRVRGYGVGVTPTQLSEVSRYTQHAAADAQDSRVRRLEAEIQEIRQSRAAEMEEMRQSRAEMQAMRGQIDRLTSLLEMYGSSQAPGISGTRRDSGTSRGDNDDHPPAD, from the exons atgctaggtgacatcatgcgtcgcaggggacgatatgctggtgtgcagttccagttttcacagacagaggccggtacgtcttcttcagcacagcagcctgaggccagttcagctgcacagcattctgagccctgtccttcatcatcagcacagcacgatcctcctgttcatcagccagatgatgagatacacgtgcagg acggatccgggagagtacgccccagacgcggacccacagtagtacgagatgtgtggcagatgcgtgagggcgagaggattgttgtggagtgcaatcagctaggtcagccaattaagaaagctgcctgcttattgacttcatttttggggactgttgctcggaggcctcagctatgtccgttgggctatgcaaaatggaatgacatgcttccaacgtacaaagttgagctcctccgagttatagag agcaagtttgttctccctccatccactcatgattttgtaatgaagtctctcaaccgcaaatggaaagaatatagagcgcaattgaagaaggactatatgagacagggtatgacagaggaggaggttgctaggaattgtcctcctgatgtaccccctcatcagtggatggagttggttcattattggttctccgagagggcacag acttattctgctattggtagagctgcacgagcagctcagtctgttcctcatacatcggggtcgaagagttatgcacgactccgacaggagttt gaggatgagcatgggagggaacccggacaagtggagttttaccggatgactcatactcatcaggatggtacttttgttcgagatgagtcgagagatttatat gagagggctacatctctcattgcggagcgtgacgacgagtccgcagcatctacgcagcagagccgtatcgagaccGAGgtcttcacagagttgatgggaccagagcgctacggccgagtgaggggttatggagtaggagtcacccccactcagttatctgaggttagtagatatacgcagcatgctgcagcagatgctcaggattcacgcgttcgcagactcgaggcggagatacaggagattagacagagtcgtgccgctgagatggaggagatgcgacagagccgtgccgagatgcaggccatgaggggacagattgatcgccttacatctttattagagatgtatggttcatctcag gctcctggcatatcaggcacccgtcgagatagcggcacgtcacgtggagacaacgacgaccatccgcctgcagattga
- the LOC105050869 gene encoding glycosyltransferase BC10 isoform X3, whose translation MKIAQAWLLGTGDLKIMPVARHRNLSKRPLWIIALVALVCVALTGAYVYPPQHRPPCFGCGPREDWYPPVPARIYTDDELAARVVIRDILSMPSIPSKNPKIAFMFLSPGSLPFEKLWEKFFLGHEGRFSIYVHASREKPVHVSPLFIGRDIRSDKVAWGKISMVDAEKRLLANALQDTDNQHFVLLSESCIPLHNFDYVYSYLMETNISFIDCFNDPGPHGVGRYSEHMSPVIEKKDWRKGAQWFSVKRKHAVLILADSLYYTNLKLYCRPGFEGRYCYSDEHYLPTLLHIFDPTGIANWSVTHVDWSEGKWHPKSYKAQDVTFELLKNITSIDMSVHIASNKRMN comes from the exons ATGAAGATAGCACAGGCGTGGCTGCTAGGCACTGGGGACCTGAAAATCATGCCGGTGGCTCGCCATAGAAACCTATCGAAAAGGCCTCTATGGATTATTGCCCTTGTAGCTTTGGTATGTGTGGCGCTGACTGGGGCTTATGTTTATCCACCTCAACATCGTCCACCTTGCTTTGGTTGTGGTCCTCGTGAGGATTGGTATCCTCCTGTACCTGCTAGAATCTACACTGATGATGAGCTTGCTGCTCGTGTTGTCATTAGAGACATTCTTTCAATGCCATCTATTCCATCAAAGAATCCCAAAATTGCTTTTATGTTCCTGAGTCCGGGTTCATTGCCTTTCGAAAAgctttgggagaaattcttcctG GGTCATGAAGGCAGATTTTCTATTTATGTGCATGCGTCAAGGGAGAAACCAGTACATGTCAGTCCTTTATTTATCGGCAGAGACATACGCAGTGATAAG GTGGCCTGGGGGAAAATTTCCATGGTTGATGCGGAGAAGAGATTGTTGGCAAATGCACTCCAAGACACTGACAATCAGCATTTTGTGTTGCTTTCTGAGAG CTGTATACCATTACACAATTTTGATTATGTATATAGTTATCTGATGGAAACAAATATCAGCTTTATTGACTG tttcAACGATCCTGGCCCACATGGAGTAGGCAGATATTCGGAGCATATGTCGCCTGTGATTGAAAAGAAAGACTGGAGGAAAGGTGCACAG TGGTTTTCAGTCAAGCGGAAACATGCTGTGCTGATTCTGGCTGACAGCCTTTACTACACAAACTTGAAGCTTTATTGTAGG CCAGGTTTTGAAGGGCGCTATTGCTACTCTGATGAACATTATTTGCCAACTCTTTTGCAT aTATTTGATCCTACTGGAATTGCAAATTGGTCTGTGACTCATGTAGATTGGTCTGAAGGAAAGTGGCATCCAAAATCATATAAGGCTCAGGATGTCACTTTTGAGCTCCTGAAGAATATTACA TCTATTGATATGAGCGTACATATTGCAAGTAATAAAAGG ATGAATTGA